In Chitinophaga sp. HK235, a single window of DNA contains:
- a CDS encoding LytTR family DNA-binding domain-containing protein, protein MNCIVIDDEPLAREKIRLLVEQDVSLQLLGCFSGAARAADFMELNPVDLVFLDVQMPGGCGLEFARQLNKETMVVFTSAYTEYALNSYDVNAIDYLVKPVHPNRFAQAVQKALDYADMKRYRKLQQQQAIATQQDHVFIRSDRRLHRVVFNECLYIEGVKDYCLLHMVGRKLMVGINLKALLEQLPQDLFVRISKSVVVNFRHVTSLNNQDVQIGEQELAIGNAYREYLFSFFVAHHVVGR, encoded by the coding sequence ATGAACTGTATTGTAATTGATGATGAGCCGCTGGCCAGAGAGAAAATCCGGCTGCTGGTAGAGCAGGATGTATCGCTGCAACTGCTGGGCTGCTTCTCCGGAGCCGCCAGGGCCGCTGATTTTATGGAGCTGAACCCGGTGGACCTTGTCTTTCTGGATGTGCAGATGCCGGGCGGCTGTGGACTGGAGTTTGCGAGGCAGCTCAACAAAGAAACGATGGTCGTGTTTACTTCTGCCTATACGGAATATGCGCTTAACAGTTATGATGTAAATGCCATCGACTATCTCGTGAAACCCGTGCACCCCAACCGTTTTGCACAGGCGGTGCAAAAGGCGCTGGACTATGCTGACATGAAAAGATATCGCAAACTACAACAGCAACAGGCTATCGCCACACAACAGGATCATGTGTTTATCCGCTCTGACAGAAGATTGCACCGGGTAGTATTTAACGAATGTCTGTATATAGAAGGTGTGAAGGATTATTGTTTGTTGCATATGGTGGGCAGAAAACTCATGGTAGGCATCAACCTGAAAGCCTTACTGGAACAATTGCCGCAGGACCTCTTTGTGCGTATCAGTAAATCAGTGGTGGTTAATTTCAGGCATGTGACCAGTCTGAATAATCAGGATGTACAGATAGGAGAGCAGGAGCTGGCCATAGGCAATGCTTACAGGGAATATCTTTTTTCTTTTTTTGTAGCGCATCATGTGGTAGGCAGATGA
- a CDS encoding YciI family protein produces MDEFMLIFRHQDGKKIASPEQIQIWMKQTMDWIGGIAAQNKFSGGNGLPFEDARVVHHDKVVTNGPFGDIKETIGGYIVVKADSVEEAVSFAKGCPVLQGEGNTVEVRRIAKSDGIH; encoded by the coding sequence ATGGACGAATTTATGCTGATATTCCGCCACCAGGACGGTAAAAAGATCGCCTCTCCCGAACAGATACAGATATGGATGAAACAGACCATGGACTGGATCGGTGGTATTGCCGCACAAAACAAGTTCAGCGGCGGCAACGGTCTTCCTTTTGAAGACGCCCGGGTAGTACATCATGATAAAGTGGTCACCAACGGGCCCTTCGGTGATATCAAAGAAACCATAGGAGGATACATTGTTGTGAAAGCCGACTCCGTAGAGGAAGCCGTGTCTTTTGCCAAAGGCTGTCCTGTTTTACAGGGAGAAGGCAATACAGTAGAAGTGAGAAGGATCGCCAAATCAGACGGCATCCACTAA
- a CDS encoding RNA polymerase sigma factor: protein MNHHSAHTDDQSLLSLWKEGDETAFACLYRKYFPQLVVTAYQKVKDQYLAEELAQESLLAFYYKREYQLDNIAAYLQVILRHKTYDHFRKVLVREQHTTLAAQQQPSVTEDASHQLYQTDLLKTLSQQIQALPAQCRTVFLLSRNKHMSNHEIADTLGISVNTVEQHMRKALKRLREGILLLLLISLHK, encoded by the coding sequence TTGAATCATCACAGCGCGCATACCGACGACCAATCATTATTATCACTTTGGAAAGAAGGGGATGAAACAGCGTTTGCCTGCCTGTACCGCAAATATTTTCCACAGCTTGTTGTAACGGCCTACCAGAAAGTAAAAGACCAATACCTCGCCGAAGAGCTGGCGCAGGAGAGTTTACTTGCTTTCTACTATAAAAGGGAATATCAGCTGGACAATATCGCCGCCTATCTGCAAGTGATATTACGGCATAAAACATATGATCATTTCCGTAAGGTACTGGTACGTGAACAGCATACCACACTGGCCGCACAACAACAGCCTTCCGTTACGGAAGACGCTTCCCATCAGCTTTATCAAACAGACCTGCTCAAAACCCTGAGTCAGCAAATACAGGCACTGCCTGCACAATGCCGCACCGTTTTCCTTCTGAGCAGGAACAAACATATGTCGAACCACGAAATTGCAGATACACTAGGCATCTCCGTTAATACCGTAGAACAACATATGCGCAAGGCCTTAAAAAGATTAAGGGAAGGTATTCTGCTGTTGCTGCTGATCTCTCTACACAAATAA
- a CDS encoding FecR family protein yields MQREKLHQLLEKFHAGQCTNAELEALQQWYDGLGETPQTPHWDVMDEVYLRDKYADFQQRSSLRPVKSRYRIWKRVTAAAAILTGIILLSRYLHPLSVKEAPPAVTGIHSSAGKAPGPGEAVTYDRHLILPDSSVVLLRAGSTLQLAPSFNQTDRLLTLQGEAYFDVKHNARKPFMIRCANVCTYVLGTAFNIKADAASRRVVVTVASGKVRVEKENKTMAVLTQNQELVCGAQQPAAASNVNVAPTVEWMAKDLMFNETSLETICNRLSARYQMQFVFSRQINKEKRVTITDAFYGTESLNDILDIVCTTLGYAYSVTGNTVTITTL; encoded by the coding sequence ATGCAAAGGGAAAAGCTTCATCAATTACTGGAGAAATTTCATGCCGGCCAATGTACCAACGCAGAACTGGAAGCGTTGCAGCAATGGTACGACGGCCTGGGAGAAACACCACAGACGCCCCATTGGGACGTGATGGACGAAGTTTACCTGCGTGATAAATATGCCGATTTTCAGCAGCGCTCTTCGCTCCGACCGGTGAAAAGCCGATATCGTATATGGAAGCGCGTTACTGCGGCCGCCGCCATACTCACCGGAATCATATTGCTGTCAAGATATCTGCATCCATTGTCTGTAAAAGAAGCCCCGCCTGCTGTCACCGGGATACATAGCAGCGCCGGAAAGGCGCCTGGTCCCGGCGAGGCAGTAACATACGACCGGCATCTGATATTGCCGGACAGTTCTGTTGTACTATTACGTGCCGGCAGCACCTTGCAGCTGGCGCCGTCTTTTAACCAGACAGACCGCCTCCTGACATTACAGGGAGAAGCTTACTTTGATGTAAAACATAATGCCCGCAAGCCATTTATGATACGTTGTGCCAACGTATGCACCTATGTGCTGGGGACAGCCTTCAATATCAAGGCAGATGCCGCTTCCCGACGTGTAGTGGTCACCGTTGCCAGCGGTAAAGTAAGAGTAGAAAAGGAAAACAAGACCATGGCGGTGCTCACACAAAATCAGGAACTGGTATGTGGTGCTCAGCAACCGGCCGCTGCCAGTAACGTGAATGTAGCGCCTACAGTAGAGTGGATGGCGAAAGACCTGATGTTTAATGAAACAAGCCTGGAAACCATCTGTAACCGGCTGTCAGCCCGTTATCAGATGCAATTCGTTTTCAGCCGGCAAATCAATAAAGAAAAACGTGTCACCATTACCGATGCATTCTACGGTACAGAATCATTGAACGATATACTGGATATCGTCTGTACTACCCTTGGATATGCCTATTCTGTTACAGGAAATACTGTAACCATTACGACGCTATAA
- a CDS encoding DUF6596 domain-containing protein: MMQQPELIPHLFRTEFTKITAVLCKHFGIEHIQLAEDIASETFLRAMETWTYKGIPENPTAWLYVVAKNKAKNYFARAHMFQEKIAPELKQLTPAPSTEIDLSDKNITDSQLQMLFAICHPAISTEAQIGLALRILCGFGIDEIANAFLTNKETINKRLFRAREKLRAEKVQISIPDAAAIQEHLDTVLTTLYLLYNEGYYSESQDTIIREELCLEAMRLTRLLLDHDITNTPAVNALLALMCFHASRFPARKNERGELILYQDQDPALWNLELIAQGAWYLHAASQGNTLTRYHMEATIAWWHTIKEDSSEKWENILQLYNRLLQLQYSPVAALNRTYALSKARGKAAAIAEAEKLGLTDNPYYYALLGELYEGIDNGQALQHLQTAQHLFKTQTEKQTIQRKIDHLPTT; encoded by the coding sequence ATGATGCAACAACCCGAATTAATACCACATCTGTTCAGGACAGAGTTTACAAAGATCACGGCTGTTCTGTGCAAACATTTTGGCATTGAACATATCCAGCTGGCAGAAGATATCGCCAGCGAAACCTTTCTGCGTGCCATGGAAACCTGGACCTACAAAGGTATTCCTGAAAACCCTACCGCATGGCTGTATGTGGTGGCCAAAAACAAAGCGAAGAACTACTTTGCCCGCGCTCATATGTTTCAGGAGAAGATAGCCCCCGAACTGAAACAGCTTACTCCCGCTCCTTCCACAGAGATAGACCTGTCAGATAAAAACATCACCGATAGTCAGCTCCAGATGTTGTTTGCCATCTGTCATCCGGCTATTTCCACCGAAGCACAGATAGGCCTGGCACTGCGTATCCTCTGCGGTTTCGGCATAGACGAGATCGCCAACGCTTTTCTGACTAACAAGGAAACGATCAACAAACGCCTCTTCAGAGCCAGAGAAAAATTAAGGGCCGAAAAAGTCCAAATCAGTATACCCGATGCTGCAGCCATACAGGAGCATCTGGACACTGTACTCACCACATTGTATCTGCTCTACAACGAGGGCTATTATTCCGAAAGTCAGGATACCATCATAAGGGAAGAGCTTTGCCTCGAAGCCATGCGGCTCACCAGACTACTGCTGGATCATGACATCACCAACACCCCGGCTGTCAATGCTTTGCTGGCTCTCATGTGTTTTCATGCGTCCCGCTTTCCCGCCAGAAAAAACGAACGCGGCGAACTAATCCTTTACCAGGACCAGGACCCCGCTCTCTGGAACCTGGAGCTGATTGCACAGGGCGCCTGGTACCTGCATGCAGCGTCTCAGGGCAATACACTTACCCGCTACCATATGGAAGCCACCATTGCCTGGTGGCATACGATCAAAGAAGACAGCAGCGAAAAATGGGAGAACATTCTTCAATTATACAACCGGCTGCTGCAACTACAGTATTCTCCGGTAGCCGCCCTCAACCGCACCTATGCACTCTCCAAAGCAAGAGGTAAAGCAGCCGCCATCGCGGAAGCAGAAAAACTGGGCCTTACAGACAATCCCTATTATTATGCACTACTGGGAGAATTATACGAGGGCATTGATAACGGTCAAGCATTGCAACATCTGCAAACAGCCCAACATCTTTTTAAAACACAAACAGAAAAACAAACCATCCAGCGCAAAATTGATCATCTGCCTACCACATGA
- a CDS encoding SusC/RagA family TonB-linked outer membrane protein, protein MRRVCLLLLFAMHVHLGYAQILQKTISLSLQHQPLSVMLTEAGRQAGCKISFPADEVTVWTDLSISCNSKPLGEALSQLLQNTELDYKALPNAVVIFHKPKPVRSQEPAVNLLGVVRNEQGAPLPYVTIAVGTNGVMTNSSGSYSLLHIAPKATVRISCVGYEPQTFVAEVLSGMKEIVLKFGRHNLGMVEVSTAYQRIRPEQSTGAISAIGTKEYETRISTDFLSGIQNKLPGVLINNDMKFEGNSLFQVRGLSTISANKQPLIVVDGYPTELTLDAINPNEIKSVTVLKDAASATVYGVRASNGVVIIERKQAEIGRTRFAFRTTLGVTGKENYSTYRLAPSNTTLNYLRDTYKDGTDLPVDWTRYRTSYSYYQPGFDILLDRKEGTITPEQMAARFDALGAYNNAADYSRLFLRSALNQQYDLNMSGGTQQATYYVSANYTGNRLSKMNNDDSRFLLSGRANYRFNKRLSLELTTDYLETKSNVAPVPDFMNVYGYERFQDKNGNPLPIFDGSNMNPVFNDTIIKKGLYDNLRYPLVDMNEISDRNKTVSNKVIANFNYHIGHGFNFRFGGIYENSRADLTHYASEKSSEARQYVNRYAEQTDKGILFNIPKGGYINQKNTSALSYTVRAQLDYNKVIHDQHSFNVILGAETRKVTTSASVSSTFGYNDQTLLQQPVDYNKILTGSWISQFAYGNPTLRFENLFSKAYQDDRYISGYFNGVYSFRGRYSFSGSVRIDQSNLFGTDPKYRYKPLWSVGGAWNIDQENFMQHVNWLDALKLRIAYGINGNTSKASIPQIVATYASNLRTSPASVALNLGSMENAALRWEETSNLNMGMDFRVVGSVYGSIDYYTRKSKDLLADAQLDPTKGASSAKLNAASISNSGVELNLHADWITRKRFNWNTGIALSRNINKVLALYVNNKQQSYQYIGNNYVVDYPVGAVFSYRYAGLDTSGLPQIYGIDGKRKNPGYGALDDGLNDLQYQGAGMPVITAGISNRIDIGNFYVYCMVDYYGGFKTRIPAPSTGATRPLAGTENYFRQKGDEQKADVMGIYPYWLYNAYHSYVYNYADIRVVNGAYLVLRDITVSYNFRNAPAIQRIGFTNFEVKVQASNLMTIGLNKYNYSIATGSYARRHLVPTFTIGLFTNF, encoded by the coding sequence ATGAGGAGAGTATGCCTGTTGCTATTATTTGCCATGCATGTACACCTGGGGTATGCCCAGATCTTACAGAAAACCATCAGCCTGTCGCTACAGCACCAGCCCCTGTCAGTTATGCTGACAGAAGCGGGCCGGCAGGCCGGTTGCAAAATCTCATTTCCGGCAGACGAAGTGACTGTCTGGACAGACCTTTCCATCTCCTGTAACAGCAAACCATTGGGGGAAGCGCTTTCACAGCTGCTGCAAAACACAGAACTGGATTACAAAGCGCTGCCCAATGCGGTCGTCATCTTTCACAAACCCAAACCAGTAAGGTCACAGGAACCTGCTGTCAACCTGCTGGGTGTAGTCAGAAATGAACAGGGAGCCCCTTTGCCTTATGTAACCATCGCTGTAGGCACTAACGGTGTAATGACCAACAGCAGCGGTTCCTATTCATTACTGCATATCGCACCCAAGGCCACTGTCAGGATTTCCTGCGTAGGCTATGAGCCACAAACCTTTGTGGCCGAAGTGCTGTCCGGTATGAAAGAAATAGTGCTGAAATTCGGCCGTCATAACCTCGGCATGGTGGAAGTAAGCACTGCCTACCAGCGTATCCGCCCGGAGCAAAGCACCGGCGCTATCTCCGCCATTGGTACCAAAGAATATGAAACACGTATCAGCACTGATTTCCTGTCCGGTATCCAAAACAAACTGCCGGGTGTGCTGATCAACAATGATATGAAGTTTGAAGGGAACTCCCTCTTTCAGGTAAGAGGCCTGTCTACTATTTCGGCCAATAAACAGCCGCTCATTGTGGTAGATGGTTATCCTACAGAACTGACCCTCGATGCGATCAACCCCAATGAAATCAAATCCGTTACTGTGCTGAAAGATGCTGCTTCCGCCACTGTCTACGGGGTACGCGCCTCCAACGGTGTGGTGATCATAGAGCGTAAACAGGCTGAGATAGGACGTACCCGCTTTGCTTTTCGTACTACCCTGGGCGTTACCGGCAAGGAAAACTACAGCACCTACCGTCTTGCCCCCAGCAATACCACGCTCAATTACCTGCGGGATACCTATAAAGACGGAACAGACCTGCCGGTAGACTGGACCCGGTACAGAACATCGTACAGCTACTACCAGCCTGGTTTTGATATCCTGCTCGACAGAAAGGAAGGTACCATCACACCGGAACAGATGGCCGCACGTTTTGATGCACTGGGTGCTTACAACAACGCCGCCGATTACAGCCGCCTGTTCCTGCGCAGCGCCCTCAATCAGCAGTACGACCTCAATATGTCCGGTGGTACACAACAGGCCACCTATTATGTATCGGCCAACTATACCGGCAACCGGCTTTCAAAAATGAATAACGATGACAGCCGTTTTTTACTGTCCGGCCGCGCCAACTACCGGTTTAATAAACGCCTCTCCCTGGAACTGACCACCGATTACCTGGAAACCAAATCCAATGTGGCGCCGGTGCCTGATTTTATGAATGTATACGGGTATGAACGTTTTCAGGATAAAAATGGTAATCCGCTGCCCATCTTCGATGGTTCCAACATGAACCCGGTCTTTAATGATACCATCATCAAAAAAGGATTGTATGACAACCTGCGGTATCCGCTGGTAGATATGAATGAAATCAGCGACCGCAATAAAACAGTCAGCAATAAGGTGATCGCCAACTTCAACTATCATATCGGACATGGTTTCAACTTCAGGTTTGGCGGCATATACGAAAACTCCCGGGCCGATCTGACACATTACGCCAGCGAAAAATCATCTGAAGCCCGTCAGTATGTCAACCGCTATGCGGAACAAACAGATAAAGGCATCCTCTTCAATATTCCCAAAGGTGGTTATATCAACCAGAAAAATACCAGCGCACTTAGCTATACTGTACGGGCACAGCTGGACTATAACAAAGTGATTCATGACCAGCACTCCTTTAACGTGATACTGGGTGCTGAAACCCGCAAGGTGACTACATCAGCCAGTGTTAGTTCTACTTTCGGCTACAACGATCAAACGTTGCTGCAACAACCGGTGGATTACAACAAAATACTAACCGGCTCCTGGATATCACAGTTTGCCTATGGTAACCCTACACTCAGATTCGAAAATCTTTTTTCAAAAGCGTATCAGGATGACCGTTATATCTCCGGTTATTTTAACGGTGTATATTCTTTCAGAGGCAGGTATTCCTTTTCCGGAAGTGTGCGCATAGATCAGTCCAACCTCTTCGGTACAGATCCTAAATACCGCTACAAGCCGCTCTGGTCGGTAGGCGGCGCCTGGAATATAGACCAGGAGAACTTTATGCAGCATGTTAACTGGCTGGACGCCCTGAAGCTGCGTATAGCTTATGGTATCAACGGTAATACTTCCAAAGCAAGCATTCCGCAGATTGTAGCAACGTATGCCTCCAATCTTCGTACTTCGCCTGCTTCTGTAGCGCTTAACCTGGGATCGATGGAAAATGCAGCCCTGCGCTGGGAAGAAACCAGCAACCTCAATATGGGAATGGATTTTAGAGTGGTGGGTAGTGTATACGGCAGCATTGATTATTACACCCGCAAAAGTAAGGACCTGCTCGCCGATGCACAGCTGGACCCTACCAAAGGCGCCAGCAGTGCAAAACTGAATGCTGCATCTATCAGCAACAGCGGGGTGGAGCTAAACCTGCATGCCGACTGGATTACCCGTAAACGTTTCAACTGGAATACCGGCATCGCGCTGTCCCGTAATATCAACAAGGTATTGGCACTGTATGTTAATAACAAACAACAGTCCTATCAATATATCGGCAATAACTATGTGGTGGACTACCCGGTGGGCGCGGTGTTCAGTTATCGTTATGCAGGTCTCGATACGAGCGGTTTGCCACAGATATACGGTATAGACGGCAAGCGGAAGAATCCTGGTTATGGTGCGCTGGATGACGGTCTAAACGACCTGCAATACCAGGGAGCAGGTATGCCTGTCATTACCGCTGGTATCAGCAACAGGATAGACATCGGGAATTTTTATGTGTACTGCATGGTGGATTATTACGGTGGTTTTAAAACCCGGATACCAGCACCTTCTACGGGTGCCACCCGCCCACTGGCCGGTACGGAAAACTATTTCCGCCAGAAAGGGGATGAGCAGAAAGCAGATGTGATGGGCATCTATCCTTACTGGTTGTATAATGCCTATCATAGTTATGTGTATAATTAT
- a CDS encoding TIGR04255 family protein translates to MSISKKYITPPFLEAICRFRFATHEGVSLFQVIDDFYQTIKSDFPKKSILTSRGLNVDIENFDEIGPLREDIELFKFYNETGNLIVQIGETVLTVNHLRPYSSWENYSTTVLSILKRFGSVFKFNLFAKVAIRYLNKIDISSDEFDLEDYFNLKLQVPHEMESTLMGGFDIRSNLWTEDRQNVYTLALKTAPGNNDKSYSFIFELGYFNADDGIKIDEIDNWFDNAHECLNKAFESTLTPKCKLIFDEGK, encoded by the coding sequence ATGTCCATCAGCAAAAAATATATAACCCCTCCTTTTCTTGAAGCAATTTGTCGGTTCAGATTTGCTACTCATGAAGGGGTATCTTTATTTCAGGTAATTGATGACTTTTATCAAACGATTAAAAGTGATTTTCCAAAGAAGTCTATATTGACATCAAGAGGATTAAATGTGGATATCGAAAATTTCGATGAAATTGGGCCACTCAGAGAAGACATAGAACTATTTAAGTTTTATAATGAAACGGGAAACTTAATAGTACAAATTGGCGAAACTGTCCTGACAGTAAATCACCTACGTCCGTATTCCTCATGGGAGAATTATTCAACGACCGTTCTTTCTATCTTAAAGAGGTTTGGATCTGTGTTTAAATTTAATTTATTTGCTAAAGTTGCCATAAGATATTTAAATAAGATTGACATATCCAGCGATGAATTTGATTTGGAAGACTATTTCAATCTAAAACTGCAAGTTCCCCATGAAATGGAAAGTACGCTAATGGGCGGCTTTGATATTCGCAGTAATTTGTGGACGGAGGATAGACAAAATGTATATACCCTTGCTTTAAAAACAGCTCCGGGAAATAATGATAAGTCATATTCTTTTATTTTTGAATTAGGTTATTTTAATGCAGATGATGGGATTAAAATAGATGAGATCGATAATTGGTTTGATAATGCGCATGAATGTTTGAATAAAGCTTTTGAAAGCACATTAACCCCCAAATGTAAATTGATTTTCGATGAAGGCAAGTAG
- a CDS encoding DegT/DnrJ/EryC1/StrS aminotransferase family protein — translation MINVAKPNLPSLDKYVELLKGIWDRNWLTNNGPLVNELELRLKEHLDVKHMLFLNNGTVALQLALKALGLTRGEVITTPFSFVATTSSIVWEGLTPVFADIDPHTLNISPAAIESKITADTVAILATHVYGNPCDIEAIEQIARKHQLKVIYDAAHCFGSKYNNRSVFEYGDISTTSFHATKVFHTVEGGAVFTQSAELLKTLAYMRNFGYDGPEDFACVGINAKNSEFHAAMGLLILDQVDASLEERIKICERYDQKLKGLNVQHVRIQSGATFNYAYYPVIFQDEADLLKAVKMLNDNWIYPRRYFYPSLSKLNYVQPHDCPVSEDISKRVLCLPLYTGIKDVEVDLICRLLLRAQNN, via the coding sequence ATGATTAACGTGGCAAAGCCGAACTTACCATCTTTAGATAAGTATGTAGAGCTGTTAAAAGGCATATGGGACCGTAACTGGCTAACCAACAACGGCCCGCTGGTAAATGAACTGGAGCTTCGGTTAAAGGAACACCTGGATGTAAAACATATGTTGTTCCTCAACAATGGTACCGTGGCCTTACAGCTGGCGCTCAAGGCGCTGGGACTTACCAGGGGAGAAGTGATCACCACACCCTTTTCTTTTGTTGCCACCACTTCCAGTATTGTCTGGGAAGGGCTGACACCGGTGTTTGCGGATATTGATCCACATACGTTAAACATTTCACCGGCTGCTATTGAATCCAAAATAACCGCTGATACCGTGGCTATCCTGGCTACGCACGTATACGGCAATCCCTGCGATATTGAAGCGATTGAACAAATTGCCCGCAAACATCAGCTGAAAGTGATATACGACGCTGCCCATTGTTTCGGATCAAAATACAACAACCGCTCTGTCTTCGAATACGGCGATATCAGCACCACCAGCTTTCATGCCACCAAAGTTTTCCATACTGTAGAAGGCGGTGCTGTATTCACCCAATCGGCCGAACTGCTCAAAACACTGGCGTATATGCGTAACTTCGGTTACGATGGGCCGGAAGATTTTGCCTGTGTGGGCATCAATGCTAAAAACTCTGAATTTCACGCGGCCATGGGCCTGCTCATCCTCGACCAGGTAGATGCCAGCCTCGAAGAGCGGATAAAAATCTGTGAACGTTACGATCAGAAATTAAAAGGACTCAACGTACAGCATGTACGTATACAGTCCGGCGCTACTTTCAACTACGCCTATTATCCTGTGATCTTCCAGGATGAAGCGGATCTGCTGAAGGCTGTAAAAATGCTGAATGACAACTGGATCTATCCCAGAAGATATTTTTATCCTTCCCTGAGCAAACTCAATTATGTACAGCCACATGACTGTCCGGTGAGTGAAGATATCAGCAAAAGAGTATTGTGCCTGCCTTTATACACGGGCATTAAGGATGTAGAGGTAGACCTGATCTGCCGGCTGCTGCTCCGTGCCCAGAATAACTAA
- a CDS encoding VOC family protein — translation MASVLNPYLTFNDNCEEAFNFYKSVFGGEFAVVMRFDSTPDQYTPTEDEKNKIQHISLPIGNGSMLMGSDTPAKYGKVVEGTNFSISVSADDEADADRLYQGLSAGGKATMPMAKMFWGSYFGMLTDKFGIQWMISFDFNRNG, via the coding sequence ATGGCATCCGTATTAAATCCTTACTTAACATTTAACGACAATTGTGAAGAAGCCTTCAATTTCTACAAATCTGTATTTGGCGGTGAGTTCGCTGTGGTGATGCGTTTCGACAGCACACCGGATCAATACACGCCAACAGAAGACGAAAAAAATAAAATCCAGCATATCTCCCTGCCTATCGGCAACGGCTCTATGCTGATGGGTAGTGATACCCCTGCCAAATATGGCAAGGTAGTGGAAGGCACCAATTTCTCCATTTCTGTTAGCGCGGATGATGAAGCGGATGCAGACCGTCTGTACCAAGGGCTTTCCGCCGGCGGTAAAGCCACCATGCCTATGGCTAAAATGTTCTGGGGCTCGTACTTCGGAATGCTGACAGACAAATTTGGCATACAGTGGATGATCAGTTTTGACTTTAACCGCAACGGTTAA
- a CDS encoding sugar phosphate isomerase/epimerase — MNISRRNFLVKGTLALAGTTLLSKSMLAAAGKKEVLGIQLYSIREDMKKDPLGTLKQLAAMGYKHVEHANYVNRKFYGYTPTEFKKVLADLGLSMPSGHTVMGPAHWDAAKKDFTDAWKYTVEDAATVGQRYVISPWLDQSLRKNYDDFKAYMDVFNKSGELCKKSGMKFGYLN; from the coding sequence ATGAACATTTCCAGAAGAAATTTTTTAGTGAAAGGAACGCTGGCGCTGGCAGGTACCACGCTGCTGTCGAAGTCAATGCTGGCGGCCGCCGGCAAAAAGGAAGTGCTGGGCATACAGCTTTATTCTATCCGGGAAGATATGAAGAAGGACCCGCTGGGTACCCTCAAACAACTGGCTGCCATGGGCTATAAGCATGTGGAACATGCCAACTATGTGAACCGGAAATTTTACGGTTACACCCCTACGGAGTTCAAAAAAGTGCTGGCTGATCTGGGGCTTTCCATGCCCAGCGGTCATACTGTTATGGGCCCTGCTCACTGGGATGCTGCCAAAAAAGACTTTACCGATGCCTGGAAATACACTGTGGAAGATGCCGCCACCGTAGGGCAACGTTATGTGATCAGTCCCTGGCTGGACCAGAGCCTGCGTAAAAACTACGATGACTTTAAAGCCTACATGGATGTTTTCAACAAAAGCGGTGAGCTTTGTAAAAAGTCGGGCATGAAGTTCGGTTACTTGAACTGA